The Pyrus communis chromosome 8, drPyrComm1.1, whole genome shotgun sequence region TCATGTACAGGCTAAAGCATCTAGAGCAAGAACAGTTGTTAAAAGGAAGGATAAATTTTCTAAGCGATTTCCGAAGTTGTGTTTTAGTATTTAAGTTGCTATATTCTGGATTATACAAGGGAAGGTTTAGCATTAGGTAGATATTATTACGTGCAATAATATAAAGAATTCGGGGTTTGAATCGTGCCTAAAGTTACTCCTAGAAATCCTGGTAATACTGTTGAACAAAACTAAGATTTGGTATACTGCATTCACAATCGAAAGTAGGAAAGAGAAGGACAGAACATGCCATTTCTTCCCTTCCTAAACCTCCCAAACTTtgatggaaaacaaaaaaattaaagtggTAGGTGAGAGTGAAAAGATGTATTGTCTaagttttgtgtttgtgtgaaagagcgagagagagcgagagagagcgagagagactTATACAGGTGTTAAAATAGACAACAATATTgctaccaaaataaaaaataaaaacaaaaatattcgAGTTCAACCGGCAAGGCTGCCTCAAAACTTCAACATGAACCTAAAATTATACGCATGGAAAATTGATAGGAAGTGTTTGCCATACCCCAAGGGGACAATAATTGCAAAATTCATTCAAAAGTCggcaacaaacaaaataaaatttattgttAGTGAACGTATAAGACAAGCATTAAGAATGTGTTGTGCTTGGGGTGCTGCCCGCCAATGGCAGGGTTGATGGTAATATAAAGAAAACTATCCTGACTCGCTCTTTGCTTTGTTATTCTATATATTTGTTATTCTGTACAAAAGGATCCTGCCTAATTCACTAATTCAGGGGAAGCTACTGaacttttatatttgaaaaatatttcagGAGGGATCGTAATACAAAGAAAACTATCCATCAAACTGTCCTGATGCAAAATAATAGATGAGTCATGATCCCTAACCCTAACAATCCAAGTAGACATCTTTAAATGTAAGCCTGTGGCCCTTTAAAGTTAGGATCTAAATATATGCCTAGTGTATAGAAGGTAATCAGATTTTACCAGTCTCCTAAGGTTTCCTAAGATTTATCCTGCTGCTTCGAAAGATGAAAATATACTCTTCATAAATATGTAGAAACAGATGAATCCCAACATATCAGCAGGTTATAAAATCAATGCTGAGAAGCAAATTTTGCCAACTAAATAAAATCTGTACATTGAACACAACCTTACCACCTCAAAAACAGATGACAGAGTAAACCTTTTTCCGCTAAACTTTCAGCCCTTATGGAGTCTTCTTCGCCAAAAAAAGACGGGTCGAATTGAAAAGATCTAGTATAGAAAAAGAGAAATtccaccaaaaagaaaaatcaacaacaaaattgACCTTTCACGCTAAAAATTACATGACAGTGTTAAGAATAAATAGTCAAGTCAGTAGtaaaacaaataacaataaCGATAAAAACTGAACTTATGAAATTGTAAGCCTTTccccaaacataaaactaaTAAGATAAGATCTATAAGGCTTTCCAAGATTAAAAGGCTAGCCAACTTGGTTTAggtattcactttaccttttatttgaCTTGTTTTATCTTTATGTCTTATGTTGATTTCTAGATGATAGCAGTGCTTCTACTCCTAGTCTTTTTAATTTGTCTTTTATATAAAGTCGGGCGCTAGTTTTGTGAGTTTGTAAGTAAGTTTCGGAGGCCTAATTGAATAGTGAAGTAATCAAGGCTAGGAAGATGTATTTAACCCTAATATATCTACCCTTACGAGACTTTTCATGCTGGTCTGTTATTCCGAAAATTAGACAGTAATCTTTCCATCTTTTTAAGGATCTCATTGTTTTCTCTGTTGTTTTGATGTTGTTTAGTGATCAATATTCTTCTCTATTCCCTAGTGTGTTTTGCTGTGCTACAGCAAATGGACAGTAGCTTCCGCTTCTGTCCTACACCAACTAGCACAAGACCAAGCTGCAGAATAATATACAGATGAATTATGCAGACCAGATTCTTCAATTAGGTTCACGATATTCCAAATACTTGTCACTACAGTTTATCAGCTAAACAAAATATCCTTCAAATAAATGTCGATTCACAAGCCACCAAAACAGTAAATAATATAATAGATGCTGTAGTCCAACAAGCAATATCACGAGGCCGTCTCTGCTAACTactataaaaaagaaaagactaGGATATATGATTTATCATGGCTTATATCACTTTTTCTTAGAAATCAGCGTGCAAAATCCTGTATAATCTAAATAGTAAAAGGTACTCCAGTCATTGCCTTCTATAAGCCTATACACTTTAAATATTTAGTCTTGAAGCCTACTGTGGTACTACAGAATAGAGATAGACACTTATTTCACCCTAAGTTCATTTGCTTTACAGAAATCATCATCTTTTAGCAAAAACTACTTTAACACTTCCAACTTATTGGGTAAAATTATGACGAAATGTTAGTGATAACTAATCTGCTTAATGTGGTCGGTCCAATCTCTACTAGATTGAAGACCAAGGATCAGGTTGATTACACAATATATACTATACTAAAAGTTGCCTATAATAGAAATGATGAAGCAGGTCAGAGAGCGCAAGTCTCCTTACATTTAAAACAGATATTCTTGTAGAAACCGAAATGAAATGATTGACAATAATGTAAAATTCACAAAGTTACCTAGAGCATAAAGAAAAATGCCTAGTTTAAATTAGCTTCAATGTTCAAGGTAATGTCCTTGTTTCGACCTTTTGAGAGCTATTTAACAATGATACCCTTTATAACCATAAGTACATATCTGAGAGcagtaaaactaaacttaataCATTGCCGGTCCAGTTGAATAAACTTAATATATAAGAGTAAGAGAGTCAAGCATACATACGCATATGCTATAAACCAATGCCATCTCAATAGTACCAAATGCAAAAGGAAGTGATAgcaatataccacttttggatTGACAATGACAAGGTCAACAAAAAACAATCCGAGTGAAAGTAGAAAACTTGAGAGTCAAAAACAACAAACTTAACTGCCATTGAACTCCAGTTCCAAATACCATCTCCATTAACATGGCAGCAACCTGAAATGACAAAACTAGCATAAACCACCCCGAATCTAGAAAAAAGAGGCATGGAAGGGTGCATCACCTATATTGCTAACGCAATAATACCAAAGAAACAATTGGTCCCCAGGTGAAATGCAATCAAAGAGATCCACATTGCAGCACACGATCATCCATCAATGCTTTTCTCCTCGGCCTTCAAAGTCGGACTTTTTGACTTATTTGCAGCCTCTACCAAGGACTGATCACCAGAGGTTCTacaaaatgaacaaaaagaaaaaaatgaagcatCAGACTTCTTAGAAAAGATTGAAAATAATGATAATgttataattaaaatcaaatatgaaGCGAATCagtaactttttttcttttatcaaaaGCCAATAAGTAACTATGATGTGCTCAAAGAACTTACAGTTTCTGCTTTTTGGCATTCTGCTTGATGCTTCGCACCATTTCCATCGCCATCTTCTGGTGTTCCCTTGTTTGTGAATGCAAGTCCAAGCCTTCAACTGTTTCACAATCAACTTTACATATCCGGCACCATCCCATACTAGCTGGTTTCCTTTTCCTTGATTGATCAAAAGACTCTAGATCTCCCTGAAGATATAAACAGCATCGAAAAATTGGACCATAAatcaaatacaataaaatatcaCAATGGAAGCTGTAGTAACAATGAGAATAGAAGAGCATCACTCAACACATACAGATACTTGAAGTAATACTTAACTGTGTAAGCTCCATCAGTTGGAAATCTTTGAAGTGAAAAGCTGCTCCTAAATCCAGGTTCACCAAGACGTGGATGACTTGGCCTGTTGCCTCGAAATGATTCAAAGTTCCCAGGCCCAGTCATATCTCCTAGGCGTGAATGACGATCACCAAAACCCATAGGTTCTCGCAAATGCAAATGACTATGCAAGTTCTGAGGACCCAAATGATCTCCCCTCCGAAGATGACCAAGGTGCCCATCAACAGTTTGCATATTACTAGGGCCCTCAAACTCACCCCGACGAAAATGACCAGGAAAATTAGAAAGCCTACCCTCACGGAATGAATTTCCATGTGGATCACCAAACCGATGAAATTCCCTTCTATCAAAATCATCAGGGCCAAAGCCTCTAAACCCATGAGATGGGATGCCAGGGTAATCTCTAACTGGGCTTTGGGGAGCCAAACCATCCATAAGGCGTCGTCCAACAAAATCTGGATGACTGCGTGAAGGCTCCATTCTCCCAATATCTCCAGCAGCAGGATCTGTATTCTGACCAATATCATACTTGGGCCCATGAGGTCCCCTATCAAAGGGCCTTGATGAATAATTCCCAAATTTTGAAACGGGGTCAGAATCCAGATACGAAGGCCTAGGGAATCGCTTGAGATCATCTTCATACTCTACCCGGTCAACACCACAAAAAGTTGGATCTACTGGGAAGGGATTCAATCGCTCGTCCGGAAAAGCCTTGAACCTTTCATCCCTCAACCCATGAGTTGATGAGGGGTCAAGGCCTGGAGTTCcattcattctcaacatattCGGGGGGATTCCAGATGGCTGTCCAATTGCTCCCTGATCAATTTGAAAGGCAGGCCGCTGGTGACTCCTAGAACCGTCAGGGCCATATGGTGCTGCTCTTGCCATCATTCCACCAAATGGAGGGCCTCCAATAGGTTCACCTTGCATCCTGGGAGCCCCTGTATGGGAAGGAGGTAGTACACCTTGAGGACCATACTGACCTCCCCCCCTTCCAGAGGATGGTCCAAAACCTTGGTTGGCACCGGGTGGCCGCAAATGCtcggatggatgaaaaggttgtCCGGGTACATGTGCAGGTCCCTGAGGTCTTAAATGAGTCCAGGGGTGCCCAGGCCCCTGTGTATGATGTGGAGGTCCTGGAGGGGGTGCACCAGGCCTTTGGGGGAGTATAGTAGGTCCATGATGTATTGGTACAGGATGTGAGGGTTGTGCAGAGCCACCAGCTTGTACCTGACCAGTTGGAGCTGAAGTAGATACAGCTTGCAAACCCTCATCCTTCTGCAACCTTCGACCCTGTTCTTCACGAAGTTGAGCTTCTTCTGATAAGATTTCTTTTGCACCCTCAGCTACAGCTTCACCCAACTTACCGTTACTTGAGTGCTCCATAGTACTATCTCCACCCTCTTCCTTCAATGTTGGGTTACCTACAAACTCTCCATTTTCAAGTGCATGGAAATCTGGATCTGCCCCCAGCAAGCCCCTAGATTCTGGAATATCCTTAGAAGATGTATCCCCCTGATTAGGTTTATCTTCACCACTAGGTTTATGCTCATCATCAGCGGACTTCATACCCATCTCGGATTTGACAGATTTAAGTTTGTCGCCATTTGCAACCTTCTGATTTGATGACTCAGATTCTTTCTCAGTTTGCCTTTCAGACATAGTTGGCCTTGAGTTTGCTCCAGATTGCACTGGGTTGTTTGTTCTGACCATATTATTCTGATCTGTAGATGGATGGTTTACAGAAGGATGCACTGGCCTCACTTGGCCAGCAGTTTGTGTGTAGGGCTGAGGTTGTACTGCATGACTTGGCATCATAGGCCTTCCTACAAGATTAGACTGAGTATGTTGAATGCCTTGAGACAATGCAATGTTCTGCTGAGACTGCGTAGAGGCATGATTATGTTGAGGGAATGAATGAGATTGGCCTTGGGGATGTAACTGTGTAGATGGTTGCTGCTGTACATATGGCTGATGATGGAAATATTGCTGAAGCATCGGTTGTTGAATTGCCTGCATAAGCGGGCGCTGGTAGACCAAATTTCCAGGTTGCTGAGCATAAGAGGGAACTGGCTGCTGTTGTGCAGGTTTGATGTTTTGGACTTGACCAGGTGAAGGCAACAAAGCTGGCTGCTGCTGGTTTGGAATTGTTGTAAGAGACGAGGGTGGCCGCACAAGTGGTAGTTGTTGAGGGAACTGACCCTGTACTTGAACATGAGTCTGTAACTGAGAGTGAGGCATGCCTTGAGATTGCACGTGCACGGTGTGTTGTTGTGGGGCTCCTGACTGCACTGGTTGGTAAAGGTGAGGTGGGGGATATGAGTTATTTCCAGACACAGCATGGGATGATGGATGTGCCTGAGGCTGGACAGCAGCATTCATGGGCTGAGAAGGGTGAAGTTGGGGTTGGTGTTGAGCCTGTGCCTGTGGCTGAGGTTGAGACTGAGAATGGGAATGGTGCTGTGGGTGGAGCTGGGCCTGGGTATGTTGCTGAATTTGGGGCTGCTGATACGGAGGCACTTGCACCTGTTGAGGATGAGGTTGTGAATGGGGCGGAGCTTGGTAATATGGCTGTTGCTGCCCATGACCTGCTGGGTATGTCTGCACTGTACGGTGGACTTGCTGCTGTTGGTTGGCTTGTACCTGATTTTGAGTTTGAGCCGCAATAGGAGCCTGGACATTTGGAGGTTGAATTTGGGGTgttggttgaacttgagcttgAGAAATTTGAGGCTGTAGCGAAAGTTGAGTTTGGGGCTGGGGTTGCAAGTATGTCCGAGGTTGATTCTGAACAGTCCCATATGGTGGCTGAGCCTGCAGTGATTGTGGAACCGCTGGCTGTTGATATGGATAGTAGTTCTGATATTGCTGTTGATATGGGTCATATCCAGGATACTGCTGGTAGTACTGTAGATATTGTTGCTGCTGTTGGTACCATTGGTCAGCAGACGGCACAGCCGCTTGAGATTGAGAACTTGAGTTTTCTTCCTGAGTTGGATCAGATCCAGGTGCAGTTGTAGTTTGAGAAACCAAGGCCTGAGATGTAGTTATTCCTGTTTGAATCGCGGCCTGGGTTTGATCAGCAGTAGCTGCTGATGTGCCAGAAGCTGAAGTGTTTAGAGCACTCTGTGCCTGCTGCGCTGGCTGCACACCCTGTAATTGAAAGATAaccataaaaattaaataagtcTCAATTCCAAacggttgaaaaaaaaaaaaaaaacaaaacaaatgaaaatactTACAGAGCAAGTTTGCCCATGTTCCTGCACTTGACGATGTACAATTTGGACTCCACACCTGTTGCACACTACAGGAGAATTTCCAAAGGCACATCCAGAACAATGAGGTGTGCACTCAGATAATGGTCCCTGCCATGTGCATCCACTCCTTTGGAAAAGGCAATGAACTAGTATTTTTCCAATGGTTTCAGCGAGGGCCTTATTTGACTCAGTAAGTGGCTGCATTGATTGTGTCAAGGTTTATCAATAAACAGACAAAGAAGAAGATTAAAGATTTTGCTACAACCAAGGTTGTATAAGGAAGGACCTTGGCATCTGCTTCTGTAACTAAGTAGCCGTCATATGGGCAAGCCTGGGTGGTGCTTACAACGTATGTCAAACAGGGCTTGCAGTAGAGATGAGTACATTGCGACTGTAGCGCTTCATTTGGGTAAACAAGCAGACGACAAACCGGACAAAAGTACTCTCCAGCAAGAGACTGGATATTCAATATGCACTCATTATCAAATCCCATGCCGCTCTACCAATTCAGCTTCAAGTCCTAGTGCATCAACGCTATAAACCCAGATGAGCACAAAAATGGTGAGCCCTTAGTGAAGATAAAGAAACAATCATTTTTCCATTACCATTCATGACTTACTAACTTCAAAATCATACAACAAATCCTATGACCGAAAAAATGACCAATCGCATAAAACAGGGAGGCATAAATGCAAATACAAAATGTACCCATCACTCTATTAGCGTTTGGTAATAATTAGAGAATcgcattaaaacaaaaaaaacaacgaGAATCCCAAACCTTTCGATGCGTACGAAGAAGTCAGTccgaaaataatcaaaattcgAGTTTTTGTACTTTTTCAGATTCAGATCAGTGCGGTTTCAACTTTCACAAGTCCAAACAGATTAAATTCAACAATTATACAAAAAGTTTTAAACTTTCGTTTATAAATTTCCAATTCCCAAACTTTCTCAGCAGCCAAACATTGTAAAGAAAGGAATTCCGGTACCTGAAAGTTTCTCTAATGTCTACCAATTCGATTCGAGACCTTAAAACCCTAGCCCAGCTTAaacctgtaaaaaaaaaattaggaaaattgaaaaaaatagaataaatcTTAGGGTTTTCATGAACGAAATGTTGTGCGTGAAGGGAAAGTAAGGGCAGAAATCGAGTGGGATTACAGTTGGCGGGGATTGGTCGAGAAACGCAAAGAGTCGCTGGGCACAAGAGAGATGCTATTGCTAAAGTGCGAACGGAAGCGCAGAGCAAGACGACGGTGCTTATAAAACAAGTGTTGCTTGAGTCCCTTTTTTAAAATGGAAATATAACTTCAAGATAGATTTTACACATACATTTAGAAGACCGAAAATAAAATTGGTGtgcgaaaaataaaaataaagtgttagatttaaaaataaatatgtgaaTAACACCGTTCCTAAATTTATTCAATAAGAAAAACCTTCAGTGACAACTGCATCTAGAACAATCGAAGAAAAAAACATTTCTAGTAATAGTTAATAAAGACCTATCCAAATATAGCATCGCAAATGAGGTGACCAAAGCAACTAATGATATCAGCAAGAAAATTTAACTTCAGAAAAATATGAGGCcaagatataaaaaataaaaaaaatcatgcaaGTAATCTAATATTCTCAGTAACTTGTTTGGGGTCATATtaacttttttctttaaaaataatatacaaaaaaaaataaaaaaaatagaattggtcCTTACACAAGTTCATTTTTggtccaaattcaattttttaatagaagatAAAATAATTCATACTAAATTCATCTTAATTACTGGATAGAAATCGGATGCGGGACCTCATTTTTGTTGACGGCACCCTACATTCTTAAAGATTGTAcatctatttttttaaatcaaaatctATTTTAATAAACCTAACATACTTTCCAATACTACCCTCACACTGATACTGTATCATAATCTTGTTTACAAACAAGTCAAAGATTCATTTTCATCCCACATCATAAACGTTTGATGTTTTTCGAGGACTTGATGAAGATATTAGATAAATTTAACTGTGTCTactttttttcaaaacattttaaaaggATATTGTGTGCGCTTCAAATTTTCTCTCTTGCGCATGGATTTTGTGCATGAGTTGTGCATGCCCTGATTGGGTCCAATGACTTCATATCGGCACTACCACAACAACAATCTGATATCATAATGGGATTCATGATTACTCTTCAATTCTTCATCCAAGTTTAGATTTGGTCCCAAACTTTCATCATAGTTTATATTTGGTTGTTTAACAAATATTTAGAATTCGAAATGTGTGACGCACATATTTACTACATCATCAAACTAACTAAATTTTTGACAAAAGTTTATGACAGGCATAGTGGTGcaaattttgataatttcaaGGACAAATTGTAAACTAATGTGAAGATTCAGGCACCAATTCTAAATTTGTAAGTTTTCTTTTACATGATAATATATTATCATTAGGACTGGTTACTCGAACGAAATTCCAAATTGATATTAACATACTGAACAGCTAACTCGTGTAACTCATGTCTACTTTGTTTCTTGATTTTCTCATCGGAAGTGAATAACGTGTCATCCTAATTTCTTGGAATGGCCAAACAGccgattaaaaaaaattcgaaaaatttAGTTATTGAAAGTGTAATGTTGGACCGAACTCTATTACACTTTGATTCTGGTTTGATTTGGCCTATATGTTTATTAACAGTTTGGGATCCGAATAGATATTAACATAGTGCTACAAGAAAGGATGTGCTGTCAACTTATTCAAGTAGTATCTCTTATAAGACACCTGCGAAAGTTGTTAACCTTAAACTTAACTACTCCGAGTCCTGGTGTTCTTCTCGGCATGGATTTGTAACTGgatcgtcaatgtttatgaaaACTGACAGTGTTAGTCAGGCCTCTGTCTCCCCTCGTTGACGTTTCTGTTCTAAACGAATTGCAGGTACCCTTCTCTGACATCGAGTCCCAAACTGTTCATGTTGGCAGGGAGGAGGTTAGTCATCGCTTTCGTACTTTTTCTTCGCTGCTTTCTTTGTTCTCGATTTTTAGAATCATTTACACTTCACGCTTGAGATATCAAAActattcatttaatttttttgcttcTAGTTTTTAAGCTTCAAAGtatttttataggaggaattaggttctcatccttctTTTTGCTGCTACATTGATTAAAAttctattcattttcaatttttgatcaaggtctttgtgtattaataacatcatttaCACTTCACGCTTGAGATATCAAAActattcatttaatttttttgcttcTAGTTTTTAAGCTTCAAAGtatttttataggaggaattaggttctcatccttctTTTTGCTGCTACATTGATTAAAAttctattcattttcaatttttgatcaaggtctttgtgtattaataacatcatttaCACTTCACGCTTGAGATATCAAAActattcatttaatttttttgcttcTAGTTTTTAAGCTTCAAAGTATTTTtataggagaaattaggttctcatcttTCTTTTTGCTACTACATTGATTAAAATTCtattcattttcaaattttgatca contains the following coding sequences:
- the LOC137742253 gene encoding uncharacterized protein, with product MGFDNECILNIQSLAGEYFCPVCRLLVYPNEALQSQCTHLYCKPCLTYVVSTTQACPYDGYLVTEADAKPLTESNKALAETIGKILVHCLFQRSGCTWQGPLSECTPHCSGCAFGNSPVVCNRCGVQIVHRQVQEHGQTCSGVQPAQQAQSALNTSASGTSAATADQTQAAIQTGITTSQALVSQTTTAPGSDPTQEENSSSQSQAAVPSADQWYQQQQQYLQYYQQYPGYDPYQQQYQNYYPYQQPAVPQSLQAQPPYGTVQNQPRTYLQPQPQTQLSLQPQISQAQVQPTPQIQPPNVQAPIAAQTQNQVQANQQQQVHRTVQTYPAGHGQQQPYYQAPPHSQPHPQQVQVPPYQQPQIQQHTQAQLHPQHHSHSQSQPQPQAQAQHQPQLHPSQPMNAAVQPQAHPSSHAVSGNNSYPPPHLYQPVQSGAPQQHTVHVQSQGMPHSQLQTHVQVQGQFPQQLPLVRPPSSLTTIPNQQQPALLPSPGQVQNIKPAQQQPVPSYAQQPGNLVYQRPLMQAIQQPMLQQYFHHQPYVQQQPSTQLHPQGQSHSFPQHNHASTQSQQNIALSQGIQHTQSNLVGRPMMPSHAVQPQPYTQTAGQVRPVHPSVNHPSTDQNNMVRTNNPVQSGANSRPTMSERQTEKESESSNQKVANGDKLKSVKSEMGMKSADDEHKPSGEDKPNQGDTSSKDIPESRGLLGADPDFHALENGEFVGNPTLKEEGGDSTMEHSSNGKLGEAVAEGAKEILSEEAQLREEQGRRLQKDEGLQAVSTSAPTGQVQAGGSAQPSHPVPIHHGPTILPQRPGAPPPGPPHHTQGPGHPWTHLRPQGPAHVPGQPFHPSEHLRPPGANQGFGPSSGRGGGQYGPQGVLPPSHTGAPRMQGEPIGGPPFGGMMARAAPYGPDGSRSHQRPAFQIDQGAIGQPSGIPPNMLRMNGTPGLDPSSTHGLRDERFKAFPDERLNPFPVDPTFCGVDRVEYEDDLKRFPRPSYLDSDPVSKFGNYSSRPFDRGPHGPKYDIGQNTDPAAGDIGRMEPSRSHPDFVGRRLMDGLAPQSPVRDYPGIPSHGFRGFGPDDFDRREFHRFGDPHGNSFREGRLSNFPGHFRRGEFEGPSNMQTVDGHLGHLRRGDHLGPQNLHSHLHLREPMGFGDRHSRLGDMTGPGNFESFRGNRPSHPRLGEPGFRSSFSLQRFPTDGAYTGDLESFDQSRKRKPASMGWCRICKVDCETVEGLDLHSQTREHQKMAMEMVRSIKQNAKKQKLTSGDQSLVEAANKSKSPTLKAEEKSIDG